AGCTGTGATACGATTGACAGGGTCCTCATATCCTCCCGATGCGCCTCTAAAAAGGGACGGAGGTCTTCCGGGGGAAAGATATTCACAGAGGCCTCCAGGGAATGTCCCAACACTTTGTTTTTTCTGGCCGTCTCGATGGCCCTTGCGATCTCAGACCTGATCGCAATCATCGTCTTCCAGCTCTCAGCCAGTTCAGGATTTATGTGACGATGATTCACCTCCGGGAACTGGGTCAGGTGAACACTTTCCTCTTTTCCCTCATAGGCGGGTAAGGCTGCCCATATCTCTTCCGCGGTAAAGGTGAAGATCGAGGCGAGGAGTCTTACCATGGCATCAAGGATAATGCACATGGCGCTCTGGGCTGACCGCCGTTCTTTCGATTCTGCCTTCGAGGTATAGAGTCTGTCCTTCAGGACATCGAGGTAAAGGGCGGAAAGATCAACGGTGCAGTAGTTGTAAATAGTATAAAAAGCGAGATGAAACTGATAACGATCGTAGGCTTCCCGCACCCTCCGGATGATCTCCTGAAGTCTGTGGAGAGACCACCTGTCTATCTCTTCCATGGCCTCATAAGAGGCCATATCGGCCTTGCAGTCAAAATCGTACAGGTTCCCCAGGAGGTAACGGCTGGTGTTACGGATCCGCCTGTAGGCCTCAACGAGGCGTTTTAAGATCTCCTCGGAAATCCTTATATCATCCGTGTAATCCTCGGCGGCAACCCAGAGACGCAATATTTCAGCACCGTATTGCTCGATGATCTCCTGAGAATCAATAACATTGCCCAAGGATTTGGACATCTTTTTCCCCTCGCCGTCCACGACGAAACCATGGGTCAGGACACTTTTATAAGGCGCCCTTTCCCGCGTTCCCACAGACTCGAGTAGGGATGAGTGGAACCAGCCCCGGTGCTGGTCAGACCCTTCCAGGTACATATCCGCCGGAGATCTGAGTCCCGGCCGCTTTTCCAGCACGGCGGCGTGACTGACACCAGAATCGAACCAGACATCCAGGATATTGAGTTCCTTTGAAAATTTGTCCTTCCGGCAAATGGGACAGACTTGACCGGCAGGCATAAGGTCTTGCGGTTCTCTCTCAAACCATATATCGGCGCCATACTGTCTGACCAGTTCCACCACGTGGGCGATGATTTCTTTCGTCAGGAACTCATTCCCACAGTAATCACAGTAGAACATCGTGATTGGAACCCCCCATAACCGCTGGCGGGAGATACACCAGTCGGGGCGGTTCTCAATCATCCCGTAGATCCTGTCACGCCCCCAGGCCGGAATCCACTCCACAGAGTCTATGGCACGGAGGGCCTTTTCTCTCAGGTCGTTCTTCTCCATGGAGATAAACCATTGTTCGGTGGAGCGGAAGATGATCGGGTTTTTACATCGCCAGCAGTGGGGATAGGAGTGAACAACTTCGGCAAATCCAAGGAGGGCGCCGACTTCCTCTAATTTTCGGGTAATCGCATCATTGGCATCAAAGACGAACTGACCGGCAAAGTCCTTAACATCGGTGGTGAAATTACCGTCATCGTCAACAGGGGCATAATTGTCCAGCCCGTATTTCATGCCGACCTCGTAATCCTCCTGTCCATGACCCGGGGCAATATGGACGCATCCGGTCCCCGTGTCTAACATGACAAAGGGGGCCAGGACGAGGAGACTTTCACGATCTATCAAGGGATGTCTGCATTTCAGGCCTTCCATTGCTGCACCGGGGAACTCATCTAAGACTTCGAATGTCTTATCTTCATGGCCGAAGGCAGACAGACAGCGGTCCACCAGTTCCTTCGCCATGATGAGGACCTCACCGGCAACCTTTACGGCCACGTAGACAAAATCGGGGTGGAAGGCGATTGCCAGGTTGGCGGGAATCGTCCAGGGGGTCGTCGTCCAGATGACCACTCTGACCTTTTCTCCCTTCAATTTCGGACGCACAGGAGATATATTCGATACCATCGGGAATTTGACATAGATGGATGGTGTGGAATGATCCGCATATTCGACTTCGGCCTCCGCCAGGGCGGTCTTGCAGGAGGCACACCAGTACACCGGTTTTTTCCCCTTATAGACGCTTCCCGCAAGGAAGAGCTTTCCGAACTCCTCAACGGTTGCCGCCTCGTAATCGTAGGCCATGGTCAGGTAAGGGTTTTCCCAATCACCGAATACACCCAACCGCTTGAACTCTTCCCTCTGGATACCTACATATTTTTCGGCATAGCGCCGGCAGAAGCGCCTCTTATCTGCCTGGGACATACTATGACAACCCTCCCCCAGTTCCTTATCAACCTGGTGCTCGATGGGAAGACCATGACAATCCCATCCAGGGACAAAGATGCAGTCAAAACTGGCCATATTTTTTGCTTTGATTATCATGTCCTTGATAATCTTATTTAATGCGGTACCGAGATGGATGTTTCCGTTGGCATAAGGGGGACCATCGTGGAGTATATAGACCTTTCTCCCTTTTGATACCTCTCTAATCTTCTCATAAATGTGCATCTCTTCCCACATCTTGAGTATCTCCGGTTCCTTCCGGGAGAGATTTGCCTTCATGGGAAACGCTGTCTGTGGCAGATTCAAGCTATCTTTATAGTCCATGTAATACTCCTTACGCAAGCGTTCAGTTGACTTACGACTTACGACTGATGACTGGTTTTTATTGGAGGCTATCACAGAAACACACCGCTTTCAAGCATGAGTAACATAAAAAAGCCCCCCACCTCAATGGCAGGGGGCTTTTTCGTTGGTTCATTAAAACACCTTACATACCGGGATATCCTCCTCCCGGAGGCATGCCGGGCATTCCTCCAGCGCCTTTCTCTTCCGGTTTATCGGCAACCATGCACTGGGTGGTAAGCATCAAAGAGGCCACACTGGCGGCATTTTGCAGGGCGAATCTCGTCACCTTGGTCGGATCAATGACACCAGCCTCGATCATATCTTCATACTGATCGGTCTGGGCATTGAAGCCAAAGGCGCCCTTCTTTTCCTTGACTTTTTCCACCACAATGCTCCCCTCCATACCGGCGTTGGTGGCGATCATTTTCAACGGCTCTTCCAGGGCCTTCTTGACGATCGTAACGCCCACCTGTTCATCACCTTCCAGTTTCATCTTATCAAGGGCAGGTAGTGTACGGAGGTAGGCCACGCCACCACCGGGAACGATTCCCTCTTCCACGGCGGCACGGGTTGCGTTGAGTGCATCCTCTACCCTGGCCTTCTTCTCTTTCATCTCCGTCTCCGTGGCGGCACCGACCTTGATGACGGCAACGCCGCCGACTAACTTTGCCAGTCTTTCCTGGAGTTTTTCTTTGTCGTAATCAGACGTTGATTCCTCTATCTGGGCCCTGATCTGCTTGACCCTGCCCTCGAGGGCAGCCCGGTCACCTGCACCATCAATAATGGTCGTGTTGTCTTTATCAATGGTAATTTTTCTGGCCCGACCCATATCCTCTATCCTTGCATTTTCAAGTTTGGCGCCCATATCCTCGGAAATCATCTTTCCACCGGTCAGGATGGCGATATCTTCCAGCATTG
This genomic stretch from Syntrophales bacterium harbors:
- the ileS gene encoding isoleucine--tRNA ligase → MDYKDSLNLPQTAFPMKANLSRKEPEILKMWEEMHIYEKIREVSKGRKVYILHDGPPYANGNIHLGTALNKIIKDMIIKAKNMASFDCIFVPGWDCHGLPIEHQVDKELGEGCHSMSQADKRRFCRRYAEKYVGIQREEFKRLGVFGDWENPYLTMAYDYEAATVEEFGKLFLAGSVYKGKKPVYWCASCKTALAEAEVEYADHSTPSIYVKFPMVSNISPVRPKLKGEKVRVVIWTTTPWTIPANLAIAFHPDFVYVAVKVAGEVLIMAKELVDRCLSAFGHEDKTFEVLDEFPGAAMEGLKCRHPLIDRESLLVLAPFVMLDTGTGCVHIAPGHGQEDYEVGMKYGLDNYAPVDDDGNFTTDVKDFAGQFVFDANDAITRKLEEVGALLGFAEVVHSYPHCWRCKNPIIFRSTEQWFISMEKNDLREKALRAIDSVEWIPAWGRDRIYGMIENRPDWCISRQRLWGVPITMFYCDYCGNEFLTKEIIAHVVELVRQYGADIWFEREPQDLMPAGQVCPICRKDKFSKELNILDVWFDSGVSHAAVLEKRPGLRSPADMYLEGSDQHRGWFHSSLLESVGTRERAPYKSVLTHGFVVDGEGKKMSKSLGNVIDSQEIIEQYGAEILRLWVAAEDYTDDIRISEEILKRLVEAYRRIRNTSRYLLGNLYDFDCKADMASYEAMEEIDRWSLHRLQEIIRRVREAYDRYQFHLAFYTIYNYCTVDLSALYLDVLKDRLYTSKAESKERRSAQSAMCIILDAMVRLLASIFTFTAEEIWAALPAYEGKEESVHLTQFPEVNHRHINPELAESWKTMIAIRSEIARAIETARKNKVLGHSLEASVNIFPPEDLRPFLEAHREDMRTLSIVSQLSIVGRDRISEPYQSGEFEGLMIGVTRARGQKCSRCWIYSESVGTDIEHPAICDRCLQALRTT